In Calonectris borealis chromosome 25, bCalBor7.hap1.2, whole genome shotgun sequence, the following proteins share a genomic window:
- the OPRD1 gene encoding delta-type opioid receptor isoform X3, which translates to MYGIVRYTKMKTATNIYIFNLALADALATSTLPFQSAKYLMETWPFGELLCKLVLSIDYYNMFTSIFTLTMMSVDRYVAVCHPVKALDFRTPAKAKIINVCIWVLSSLIGVPIMAMAVTKSKGKWLLGKDGMVLCTLQFPDPPIYWDTVTKICVFIFAFMVPILVITICYGLMILRLKSVRLLSGSKEKDRNLRRITRMVLVVVAAFIICWTPIHIFVIVWTLVDIDKKNPYVVASLHFCIALGYTNSSLNPVLYAFLDENFKRCFREFCLPFRTRVDQNSFSRARNATRERVSTCTPSEAHNKPA; encoded by the exons ATGTACGGCATCGTCAG GTACACCAAGATGAAGACAGCCACCAACATCTACATCTTCAACCTGGCCCTGGCAGACGCGCTGGCCACCAGCACGCTGCCCTTCCAGAGTGCCAAGTACCTGATGGAGACCTGGCCCTTCGGGGAGCTGCTCTGCAAACTCGTGCTCTCCATTGACTACTACAACATGTTCACCAGTATCTTCACGCTCACCATGATGAGTGTGGACCGCTACGTCGCCGTGTGCCACCCGGTTAAGGCCCTGGACTTCCGCACGCCGGCCAAGGCCAAGATCATCAATGTCTGCATCTGGGTGCTCTCCTCCCTCATTGGGGTGCCCATCATGGCCATGGCAGTCACCAAGTCAAAAGGCAAGTGGCTTCTGGGGAAAG ACGGGATGGTGCTGTGCACGCTCCAGTTTCCCGATCCTCCCATCTACTGGGACACCGTGACCAAGATCTGCGTCTTCATCTTCGCCTTCATGGTCCCCATCTTGGTCATCACCATCTGCTACGGGCTGATGATCCTTCGCCTGAAGAGCGTCCGCCTCCTCTCGGGCTCCAAGGAGAAAGACCGCAACCTGCGGCGCATCACGCGCATGGtgttggtggtggtggcagcCTTCATCATCTGCTGGACGCCCATCCACATCTTCGTCATCGTCTGGACGCTGGTGGACATAGATAAGAAGAACCCCTACGTGGTGGCCAGCCTGCATTTCTGCATCGCCCTGGGTTATACCAACAGCAGCCTCAACCCCGTCCTATACGCTTTCCTGGATGAAAATTTCAAGAGGTGTTTCCGAGAGTTTTGCCTGCCTTTCCGAACCCGCGTGGACCAAAACAGCTTCTCCCGCGCCAGAAACGCCACCCGGGAACGTGTTTCTACCTGCACCCCTTCCGAAGCCCACAACAAGCCGGCATGA
- the OPRD1 gene encoding delta-type opioid receptor isoform X2, whose product MELPTELPTALPTAAGTAWGNGTAWAPLPGHGANDTGPQRVKNATSILIAIVITALYSVVCVVGLLGNVLVMYGIVRYTKMKTATNIYIFNLALADALATSTLPFQSAKYLMETWPFGELLCKLVLSIDYYNMFTSIFTLTMMSVDRYVAVCHPVKALDFRTPAKAKIINVCIWVLSSLIGVPIMAMAVTKSKDGMVLCTLQFPDPPIYWDTVTKICVFIFAFMVPILVITICYGLMILRLKSVRLLSGSKEKDRNLRRITRMVLVVVAAFIICWTPIHIFVIVWTLVDIDKKNPYVVASLHFCIALGYTNSSLNPVLYAFLDENFKRCFREFCLPFRTRVDQNSFSRARNATRERVSTCTPSEAHNKPA is encoded by the exons ATGGAGCTGCCCACGGAGCTGCCCACAGCGCTGCCCACGGCTGCCGGTACCGCCTGGGGCAACGGCACCGCCTGGGCCCCCCTGCCCGGCCACGGGGCCAACGACACGGGGCCGCAGCGGGTCAAGAACGCCACCTCCATCCTCATCGCCATCGTCATCACCGCCCTCTACTCCGTGGTGTGcgtggtggggctgctgggcaaCGTCCTGGTCATGTACGGCATCGTCAG GTACACCAAGATGAAGACAGCCACCAACATCTACATCTTCAACCTGGCCCTGGCAGACGCGCTGGCCACCAGCACGCTGCCCTTCCAGAGTGCCAAGTACCTGATGGAGACCTGGCCCTTCGGGGAGCTGCTCTGCAAACTCGTGCTCTCCATTGACTACTACAACATGTTCACCAGTATCTTCACGCTCACCATGATGAGTGTGGACCGCTACGTCGCCGTGTGCCACCCGGTTAAGGCCCTGGACTTCCGCACGCCGGCCAAGGCCAAGATCATCAATGTCTGCATCTGGGTGCTCTCCTCCCTCATTGGGGTGCCCATCATGGCCATGGCAGTCACCAAGTCAAAAG ACGGGATGGTGCTGTGCACGCTCCAGTTTCCCGATCCTCCCATCTACTGGGACACCGTGACCAAGATCTGCGTCTTCATCTTCGCCTTCATGGTCCCCATCTTGGTCATCACCATCTGCTACGGGCTGATGATCCTTCGCCTGAAGAGCGTCCGCCTCCTCTCGGGCTCCAAGGAGAAAGACCGCAACCTGCGGCGCATCACGCGCATGGtgttggtggtggtggcagcCTTCATCATCTGCTGGACGCCCATCCACATCTTCGTCATCGTCTGGACGCTGGTGGACATAGATAAGAAGAACCCCTACGTGGTGGCCAGCCTGCATTTCTGCATCGCCCTGGGTTATACCAACAGCAGCCTCAACCCCGTCCTATACGCTTTCCTGGATGAAAATTTCAAGAGGTGTTTCCGAGAGTTTTGCCTGCCTTTCCGAACCCGCGTGGACCAAAACAGCTTCTCCCGCGCCAGAAACGCCACCCGGGAACGTGTTTCTACCTGCACCCCTTCCGAAGCCCACAACAAGCCGGCATGA
- the OPRD1 gene encoding delta-type opioid receptor isoform X1, whose protein sequence is MELPTELPTALPTAAGTAWGNGTAWAPLPGHGANDTGPQRVKNATSILIAIVITALYSVVCVVGLLGNVLVMYGIVRYTKMKTATNIYIFNLALADALATSTLPFQSAKYLMETWPFGELLCKLVLSIDYYNMFTSIFTLTMMSVDRYVAVCHPVKALDFRTPAKAKIINVCIWVLSSLIGVPIMAMAVTKSKADGMVLCTLQFPDPPIYWDTVTKICVFIFAFMVPILVITICYGLMILRLKSVRLLSGSKEKDRNLRRITRMVLVVVAAFIICWTPIHIFVIVWTLVDIDKKNPYVVASLHFCIALGYTNSSLNPVLYAFLDENFKRCFREFCLPFRTRVDQNSFSRARNATRERVSTCTPSEAHNKPA, encoded by the exons ATGGAGCTGCCCACGGAGCTGCCCACAGCGCTGCCCACGGCTGCCGGTACCGCCTGGGGCAACGGCACCGCCTGGGCCCCCCTGCCCGGCCACGGGGCCAACGACACGGGGCCGCAGCGGGTCAAGAACGCCACCTCCATCCTCATCGCCATCGTCATCACCGCCCTCTACTCCGTGGTGTGcgtggtggggctgctgggcaaCGTCCTGGTCATGTACGGCATCGTCAG GTACACCAAGATGAAGACAGCCACCAACATCTACATCTTCAACCTGGCCCTGGCAGACGCGCTGGCCACCAGCACGCTGCCCTTCCAGAGTGCCAAGTACCTGATGGAGACCTGGCCCTTCGGGGAGCTGCTCTGCAAACTCGTGCTCTCCATTGACTACTACAACATGTTCACCAGTATCTTCACGCTCACCATGATGAGTGTGGACCGCTACGTCGCCGTGTGCCACCCGGTTAAGGCCCTGGACTTCCGCACGCCGGCCAAGGCCAAGATCATCAATGTCTGCATCTGGGTGCTCTCCTCCCTCATTGGGGTGCCCATCATGGCCATGGCAGTCACCAAGTCAAAA GCAGACGGGATGGTGCTGTGCACGCTCCAGTTTCCCGATCCTCCCATCTACTGGGACACCGTGACCAAGATCTGCGTCTTCATCTTCGCCTTCATGGTCCCCATCTTGGTCATCACCATCTGCTACGGGCTGATGATCCTTCGCCTGAAGAGCGTCCGCCTCCTCTCGGGCTCCAAGGAGAAAGACCGCAACCTGCGGCGCATCACGCGCATGGtgttggtggtggtggcagcCTTCATCATCTGCTGGACGCCCATCCACATCTTCGTCATCGTCTGGACGCTGGTGGACATAGATAAGAAGAACCCCTACGTGGTGGCCAGCCTGCATTTCTGCATCGCCCTGGGTTATACCAACAGCAGCCTCAACCCCGTCCTATACGCTTTCCTGGATGAAAATTTCAAGAGGTGTTTCCGAGAGTTTTGCCTGCCTTTCCGAACCCGCGTGGACCAAAACAGCTTCTCCCGCGCCAGAAACGCCACCCGGGAACGTGTTTCTACCTGCACCCCTTCCGAAGCCCACAACAAGCCGGCATGA
- the OPRD1 gene encoding delta-type opioid receptor isoform X4 yields MYTKMKTATNIYIFNLALADALATSTLPFQSAKYLMETWPFGELLCKLVLSIDYYNMFTSIFTLTMMSVDRYVAVCHPVKALDFRTPAKAKIINVCIWVLSSLIGVPIMAMAVTKSKDGMVLCTLQFPDPPIYWDTVTKICVFIFAFMVPILVITICYGLMILRLKSVRLLSGSKEKDRNLRRITRMVLVVVAAFIICWTPIHIFVIVWTLVDIDKKNPYVVASLHFCIALGYTNSSLNPVLYAFLDENFKRCFREFCLPFRTRVDQNSFSRARNATRERVSTCTPSEAHNKPA; encoded by the exons AT GTACACCAAGATGAAGACAGCCACCAACATCTACATCTTCAACCTGGCCCTGGCAGACGCGCTGGCCACCAGCACGCTGCCCTTCCAGAGTGCCAAGTACCTGATGGAGACCTGGCCCTTCGGGGAGCTGCTCTGCAAACTCGTGCTCTCCATTGACTACTACAACATGTTCACCAGTATCTTCACGCTCACCATGATGAGTGTGGACCGCTACGTCGCCGTGTGCCACCCGGTTAAGGCCCTGGACTTCCGCACGCCGGCCAAGGCCAAGATCATCAATGTCTGCATCTGGGTGCTCTCCTCCCTCATTGGGGTGCCCATCATGGCCATGGCAGTCACCAAGTCAAAAG ACGGGATGGTGCTGTGCACGCTCCAGTTTCCCGATCCTCCCATCTACTGGGACACCGTGACCAAGATCTGCGTCTTCATCTTCGCCTTCATGGTCCCCATCTTGGTCATCACCATCTGCTACGGGCTGATGATCCTTCGCCTGAAGAGCGTCCGCCTCCTCTCGGGCTCCAAGGAGAAAGACCGCAACCTGCGGCGCATCACGCGCATGGtgttggtggtggtggcagcCTTCATCATCTGCTGGACGCCCATCCACATCTTCGTCATCGTCTGGACGCTGGTGGACATAGATAAGAAGAACCCCTACGTGGTGGCCAGCCTGCATTTCTGCATCGCCCTGGGTTATACCAACAGCAGCCTCAACCCCGTCCTATACGCTTTCCTGGATGAAAATTTCAAGAGGTGTTTCCGAGAGTTTTGCCTGCCTTTCCGAACCCGCGTGGACCAAAACAGCTTCTCCCGCGCCAGAAACGCCACCCGGGAACGTGTTTCTACCTGCACCCCTTCCGAAGCCCACAACAAGCCGGCATGA